Proteins encoded by one window of bacterium:
- the nuoE gene encoding NADH-quinone oxidoreductase subunit NuoE: MEIEKILGNYKERQDLIKLLQETQDSYGYLPIEALKIIAEKTKIFPAEIFGIATFYSHFRFIPQGRHLIKACHGTACHVSGAEKISSALEENLKIKEKETTKDGLFSLNKVACLGCCSLSPCIMIDKKVYGRLRAKDVEKILKDYR; this comes from the coding sequence ATGGAAATAGAAAAAATTCTTGGAAATTATAAGGAAAGACAAGACCTTATAAAATTGCTTCAGGAGACACAAGATAGCTATGGCTATTTGCCGATTGAGGCATTAAAAATAATTGCCGAAAAGACAAAGATATTTCCCGCTGAGATATTTGGTATAGCAACCTTTTATTCACACTTTAGGTTTATTCCACAAGGAAGGCATCTTATCAAAGCCTGCCATGGAACAGCCTGCCATGTAAGTGGGGCAGAAAAAATAAGCTCTGCTTTAGAAGAAAACCTTAAGATAAAAGAGAAAGAGACAACAAAAGATGGTTTATTCTCGTTAAACAAGGTTGCCTGCCTTGGGTGTTGCAGTCTTTCCCCTTGTATAATGATCGACAAAAAGGTCTATGGAAGGCTTAGGGCAAAGGATGTAGAAAAAATATTGAAAGATTACCGATGA
- a CDS encoding outer membrane beta-barrel protein translates to MKRVIILASILGVTSLFAQGFEMGKTYVGPMVGYAWGTGFGGGVEYGIKENMGVGLDVSYTSFTEDWSGLGLTGYEWKYTLLGALASGSYHFSPGKVFDPFIKVGVGYFKWDAKFKDSSGNETNPLVGVSAAYTSGVGFGGQVGARYFFSPTMAGKLALGWPFYISGGLDFAF, encoded by the coding sequence ATGAAAAGGGTAATAATACTAGCAAGTATTTTAGGGGTAACAAGCTTGTTTGCCCAAGGATTTGAAATGGGCAAAACATATGTAGGACCAATGGTAGGTTATGCATGGGGCACTGGATTTGGTGGAGGCGTTGAATACGGTATAAAAGAAAATATGGGAGTTGGGCTTGATGTTAGTTATACAAGTTTCACTGAGGATTGGTCGGGGCTAGGACTAACAGGATATGAGTGGAAATATACATTATTAGGAGCTCTTGCTTCAGGTTCATACCATTTTTCTCCTGGAAAGGTTTTTGATCCATTCATCAAAGTTGGCGTCGGATACTTCAAGTGGGATGCAAAATTTAAGGATTCTTCGGGAAATGAAACAAATCCTTTGGTAGGGGTATCGGCTGCTTATACTTCTGGCGTAGGGTTCGGTGGACAAGTTGGGGCAAGATACTTCTTTTCTCCAACAATGGCAGGAAAACTAGCTTTGGGATGGCCCTTTTATATTAGTGGGGGCCTGGATTTCGCTTTCTAA